TCCAAAGAATACTTGCTGGTATTTTTATACTGTAGGGGATGTACTTAAAATAGGAAAATATTAATGTGGTGAACTGTAAATGAGATTTTTTATGTGGCCAATGTCCAAACATTTTAGAGAagtataattttattcttgtacATCTTTCTATTTAAGGCAGAGATGGGcataaaatatttattatttgtaCAGTCAGGGTCCATGTCTGTCTTATCAATCCAAGTTATCCTTTGTCAGAGCAGTTGCCAGTTGGTTTGTGAAATAACTTGATAATTAGTGTACAGCTGTAGATAAAGTCATATGTATGTATTGATGCATGTTGTGTCCTTGTCTTTTTACATTCAGAAAGAAAAATGGAACTCGTGTCCATGTTTACTCAGTTTTTGTCTATGCTGGTCCATGTTTTTTTTGCAGCTTGGTTTTATGACAGTTTCACAGcaacaaacaacaaatgaaTAAGATAATAACCCTGTGGAGTTCATGTGACTCCATGAAATAAGTATTTGTAATGGAGATAATCATGTTTAGGTATGATTTTTAACATACCTGAACTATGAAATGGAATAACTTTTAGGGGAAAGGCCATAGCAAGAAGCCGGCAACTTCAGCAGCTGCTAATGAGCctattaaaaaattaaaaagcaagGAGATATGGCTTTCCCAAAGGAAAATACTGGTTCTAACTTGTTTGTGAGGTTTGGTGTTGTTGGATGGGTAACCTGTGCTGAACTACTGGGAGCATCAGGCAGGTATcccacccctgcaattattacaaGTTGGCCACGTTTCAGTCAAATTATCTCAACCTGACTCAAGGCACTTTTTCCTGGTAGACTAGTTTCCCCCTCACTAAAATTATTGACCCAACTGCATCTTAGATAAAGGCATTCATAGCAAATGAGACAACACAACTTGGCTAGGCACAGATACATTGTGAAACAAGGGTATTAATTTCACCAGGTGCTGGTATAACTTAAACCAATGATTACACTAAGATTTTTGACATGAGCACTGCACTGAACTGAATAAATTTTCATCCAGTTGTGGATTCATGTGGCAGCTTTTCTTGTCATTCTCTAATAAAAAAGAGGAGGGATTAAAATATTGCCAAATGCTCTGCAAATTAATATCAATAGCTCCAATTTTTGCCAGAGTAAACCAATCAAAAGATTTGGTGAGGTGCTTTCATTGGCCAATTAGAATAAAATCAAAATCAaccaaagagagagagagattgACTAAAAGCTATGAAATTGAATTTAACTATGAGAAACTTAACATACTACAAAAAaacagtgttaaaaaaaaattaccacaCAGGAAAAAGATAACCTTCACATTCACTTTACTTTCGATAACCTTAATATACCTAAGTTCCTTCACATTCAAGTTCACTGTGTGTGCACATTGTCAGCGCTTGTGTCCCAAAATAACATGTCCACAACTTCTGCTCACTCTGCTTCCTTTCTTTATTCCTGACAATACATCCGTTTGAGACTGAATTATTTTTAGTCTGACTGCCTAAACTTGCACGTGAAATTCCATTCAAGCTATGTAGACAAAGTAAAGTTGTTATTAAAACTTGACTCTATACCAATCTAGAGGTTATTTGATAAGATTAAAAACAATTTAacgagctttagcaatgacaaattttacaaaaagaaaaagaaacgactGGGTGATACATTAAAAGTATATTAATTAAATGCATATAAAAGATTTTCTGCTAAGTTTCATACATTCAACACTCATATTGTTATTTTAGGGTAAAGAAGTCACCAATTCACTGTACTTCACCCTTTTTATTATTCTTTGGAATCAGCACATCATGATTCTATGGAAGAAAAGAACAATGCAAAAATGTATGGGAAGGTTTAAGGAGAGAGCTTGCTGGCTAGAAAAGGACAAATAAATCATTTTGTCCACAAGTGTTTCTGTACAGGTTGGTCAAAGACTTTAATGTCACATCCCAGATGAATCAACTGAGTTTAAAATTGCTATCCATCATAAGCATAGTCTGCTTTATTATGCATGATAAGCTTGCCATCAACAAAGTAAAAACTGTCAGACTTTGTCTCAAAGGGATGATCAACCATCTCTTGTactgtgaaaacaaaataacaaatgcaAAGGTAAGTAAAACACTCATTTTTTAGTTGCATTAAACAAATTGGTGCCAGTTTTTATTGgtctgtcctcttattgatgaGAAAATTAACTCAAGTTCAAGGTAACATTGATCAAAAACAAGAGAACAGACAGGTGATCTGCCTTGAATTGCTTTTCTCAATATAGCAAAAATACAAAAGAGGCCTATTTCCTTgattgaaggaaaagaaaatataaaaatgtaTCCATGAACACAAAAATGTTGGAATTTTATTCAAACTGATGAAGTTTATTGTCACTCATTTGCAACTGACAACACACAATTTCACTGCCtggaagtttgacattaaaggTTACATCATTTACTTCAGAGCAATGGCTTGTAAATAGTAAAATTTTATGTATAGTTTTGTTGATGATAAAAAATACTCAATCTGTGTAGACATTGTAAAAGATATCACTGTGCCACTGATTTTCTTTTCTGGGAGTTTGGATAATTTGAAGTTATGGCTTAACTATCTACTTAAAATACTGAAACCCAGTATTTGGGGCAGATGATATGCAGCTACACTAAATGACATTAAAGCAAGATAATCAGAAGGCCAGAAATGCTTTATTTTAGAGTTACCACATGTAATGTGAGCATTCAAAACTAGTAAATGGCCTTTTATTTTGCATGGTGATGATTTTTCTTTAAATCGGTAAATCAAAACCTTTTCAAAAGTTCTACATTTAGAATTATAATTTGTCCTCCCTTTAACAAAGCATCCTTTCAAACTGGTAACACTGAAACACTGCTGGTCAAAACTGAGAAGGCTTATGAAGCACAAACtattttacttctcattggccTGAAAGAGGAACCTTGGAGCCAGTAGCCAattggtattgaaaaatttctctCTATCAGTATTTCCTATAATGCTAATTTCCTAAACTGTATTTACTGGTGCTATTTTCATTGTTGTGGGGTTATTTAATAATTCATATTAAAAACAAATATAGTTTTTAACTCTGTTTTCTTTTACTGGTAACTGCTAGTGGTATTTAATAATCAAATAAAGGCTTAGACCTCTTGGATTTTGGCTCTAAGCTGATGCAGCAACAAATTAGTGTTGAAACTTGCGGACAGCTGAGTACATTGCTAATTTCACAACGACAGGATTTTGTTGACAGcctgaaataatttattgtggttgttgaatttatattacaatcaaagaaaaaaattaatttgaaacttCTCTACCTCATACCAAGCTATGTCAAGAAGCAAATAAGCAGGCCTTGATATTCAAATTCAGAAACCTATTAGAGCACAATATTGCATTAAATACATTTTAGGTAGGCTCACTTTGTTTTGCAGCTACAAACGTAGTTGACATAAATGTCCTATATCTGATAAAATATGAACACACCAAAAGTCACTAACCTTCGTTGATGTCTAATGTCGGAAATTCGTAGATGTGCTCGCACGTGTTCTTGCTGTTTGGAATACAGAATCCGAACTCAAAATCGAAGTTTTTTAACAAGCGATCTCTGAAAAAGTGGCGTTCGATCATTCGGAAATTATTTACTGGTTTATCCCCCACTGTAAATTCAACCCTGGAAATGAAATGTAAAGCAATGCTAACTTAGTAAATGCAAAATAATTACTGACTCTTCAGAAACTGAGTAATCTGGAAATGAGTAACCTTACTCTAAAACTGCATGTTTTGAAAACCAATTTGAACAAGGTGATCATGAAATGAAACTTTCAAACACAAAAGAAAGGATTGATCAATCATCTTAAACATATCTATcgataattaaattttttagaAGGATCGTAAAAGAGAAACCTCAAACTCACGTTGCTCCTACAGTTTTCAACTTCAGAAATTCTGATGAGAATTTATATCTGACAAAGCGGCCGGCGTTGGGATCTTCGTCGTTGTCTATTATTTCGTCGTCAATATTATCTGGCTTCGCGATCTCGAATAGAACAGCACCAGTTTCCATATCTCGTATCTTAAAGCGCGTAAAATCGATGTTGTATATATTTGCTCCTGGTTCACAGAGGTAATCTGCAAATAGAAGAAATAAGTTAACACGCGAGCAACGATAATAACCCAGTAATCAACAACACATTATTGGGAGCTCTTTTTCCATATACGACTATTTCAACTAATCTAAGGCCGATGATATTCTTTTCCAATTACATTGGATTCTTTCAGTGACAAATTAAGTATATACAGACTTGACTGAACTTACTTTCGGTGCATTTCGTTAATTTTAAGACATCCTCAGGTGCGACATAGTCTTTCTTCAATAATTCCTCCTCTGTAATTGTCTTTCTGGCTTTGGCTTGTCGCGCTAGGAAACCACCTCCTTTCTTCTTCGTGTGGCCCGTTTCATCGGTAGAGTTTGACGATCTTCCACTCATATTCTTCTAGAAGAAGGAAGATGCCAAGAATGTGTTGTATTTCCGAATTTTTTTCTGCACTGCGTGACCAAATCTCGTGGAAGAAACTTTGCACCACACACAACCAAGCGAAATGAACGTTCTCGCGGAAAAGGCCAGCGGAAACATTTGTGTTGCCATGGTAGCAACAACGCAATAGATACATTTGGGCAGAACGGGAACGAAATCGATTCACGTCCTGTTATTGCGCATTCAACATCTAGAAATAACGATTGCATTTTAACGCACGGTACTTTGTTTTGAAAGTTTAATTGGGATTACGCTAGAAGAGCCTTGCAGTCGAATGAAAAAGGGCGAAATTTCACTCCGAGCGTAACACCCCAAGCGT
The Acropora muricata isolate sample 2 chromosome 3, ASM3666990v1, whole genome shotgun sequence genome window above contains:
- the LOC136912053 gene encoding protein unc-119 homolog B-like, which gives rise to MSGRSSNSTDETGHTKKKGGGFLARQAKARKTITEEELLKKDYVAPEDVLKLTKCTENYLCEPGANIYNIDFTRFKIRDMETGAVLFEIAKPDNIDDEIIDNDEDPNAGRFVRYKFSSEFLKLKTVGATVEFTVGDKPVNNFRMIERHFFRDRLLKNFDFEFGFCIPNSKNTCEHIYEFPTLDINEVQEMVDHPFETKSDSFYFVDGKLIMHNKADYAYDG